AAGACACAACCAGGTTCCCAGGGGCCTTGTTCTGGCTTCTTTCTTCGGGCTCCGGCAGTGATTTGACCGAAATGGCAGGGTCAAAAGTCAAACTGCTTGTGTTGGATTTTGTTTTTTCCCAAACACTCTGCTCAGCTGGCTCAGAGGCCTTGGGATCCCACACCTTGGCAAAAAGCGCCTGGAGATCCTCTTGGCTGGGCTGTAAGAGGCCTTGGCTGCCCTCCTGGCTCAGGAGCCGCTGCTTCTGGGATCCAAGCTCCGGAACCTCAAGGGGCTTGACTTCGCCGACATTCCAGGACTCCGTCGGGGGCAGACCCTGAATCCTGGCCTCTTCCGTTGCAGGGGGCTCAGGCTGATTCATGGGGCTCAGCTTGGCCAGTTCCCCCACTCGAAGCACCAGGTTGGAACCTTCTAGCTGTACGCTGTAAAGAGGCGGCTGTGGAGCGCTCGTGTCAGCCATATCCATTACGAGGCGCATCCTATCTTGGTGGCGTCCGATCCTGACCCGGGCCACCTCCTTGGTGGGTGGGAGTTTCTTGGTGTCCACTTTGTATTTTTGAACTCCCCACAGGTCCAGAACCAGCCTGAGGGGTTCCCTAAGGACTGAAACCTTGTATTTTTTAAACTCCCCATCTCCTATGACCACCACCTTGGTTCCCAAGCTCTCAGGGTTGAGCATGACGTCCAGGATTGAATGAGCAGGGGCCAAGCCTTGAGAGGCATGCTGTGAGTTCTCCCCAAGCTCTTCCTGAGGCCCTTGGGTAGCGGCCCAGGTAATCACCCCTTGCCCCAATGCTCCAAGGAGGAAGGCTGCCATGGCCAACCCCAGGCCCCTCCAGAATCCTGCTACATGCATATGACCCATCACCGTCCCCCTCCCTGCGGCTTTTTGAACCCTAGGATCACTCTGCGTGTCTGTTTGTTGCCCAATAGATCAACGAAGGGTTCTTCTACCACCACCCCCTCAGTGGGGATTATTTCCGTAACCTTGCCGCATTTCCTTCCCATGTGAATGCCTGGACGAATCAGGTAACCTTTGCCAGTTCTATCCTGCACCATGGCCACCCGGTCTGCCCCCTGCCCCACCACCGCCACCAAGACAAACTGACTCACTTCCTGTTGGGTGAGGGGGCCCTCTGGAACTTCCTCGCATTCTCCAGTGGGAGCTGCGGCCTTGGCCTCCTCGTGGAAGGGTCTGAAAGGATCAGGGCGGTCGCCTGCTTCGTACTTGTATTGGACCTCTGCCTTCACCTGCTCCGAGGAGGAATCAGAGGTGACCTCCTCAGCCTTTTGGGACTCCGCAGCCTTTGTGGCCTCCTGAGGCCCGGCCTTTTTTTCCTGGGCAGGCTTGGGAGGTGCTGGAGGCTTGGGGGTCTCTTCAGGCTTCTGGATCTTCTTTTGCACCACGCTCCCTGGGGGCTTGGGAGGTTCAGCCTCCTGCCCACATCCACCCAGGAGCAGCCCGAGACTCACCGGAATCACTGCCAGAATCGTTAGGCGGGCTATCACCCCTTCCCTCCTGTCAGTCCACTGCACCTTTACCTCCCTTGGGAGCTGCCTTGGCGGGAGGTGGTGGCGTAGAAGGTTTCTTGCCAGGCTCCACCTTCTTGGGCGGAGGCTCGCTTTCATATTTGTAAGTGGTGGCCTGTAGAGTAGCCAATATGGTGCCCCCGCCAGGCTCCCCTTTGTACTGGCCCATCTTGAGCTTGGAGACATGAACTATGCGATCCAATTCCCCCACCTTTGAGAGGAACTGCATGATCTGATGGAATCCGCCACGCACCTGAATCTCCACTGGGATCTCCGAGTAATACTCCTTTCTGACAGGCTTGCCCTGCTTGAACAGCACGAACTCTAGGCCGTGGAGACGCCCGGTCTCATTTACGCTGCTTAACAGATCCGGGATCTCCTTCTCCTCGGGGAGCCTGGAGCTTAGCACCCTGAGCTCGGCCTCCAGGGCCTTGATCTGTTTTTCCAGGTCCAGCTTGGCCTCTTTGGCTTTCTGCTGCTCCTGGATCTGTTTCTGAAGCTTATCCAGTTGGGATCTCAAAGAAGAGATCTCTTCATCGTTGGGAAGGAAAAAAAGCATGTACCAGGCCAGACCCAGCACAATCATCACCCCTGCCAGAATAAGGGCTTTTTTCCAAACTGGAAGTTTGATGAGGACTTCCTTGTTGATGGGCATCTGCGTCCTCTCCTATGTTCTGGAATGCTGCCCTAGAGCCATCATCAGCTCTTCTTGCCTCCAGGAGCCTTGGGGGGCTGTGGTTGTGCTTTGCCCCCTGGTGGCTCGGGTTTGCTCGCCTGTGGCGGTTTCTCCTGGGCTACCTGGACATCCATATGGAATTCCTGGTAGGCTCCAACATCCTTCTGGACCACCTTGGCCTTGGTGAAATCCAGGTCAACCGAAGGAAAGGTCTTCTTGGAGGCCTGGAGACCCTTCATGAACTTGGCCACCACCTCGTTGTCGGTAGCCACACCTGTTATGCTCAAGCTGAAATTATCCCATGGTGCCCCGGAACTCTTCTGTTCCAGGCTGACGAAGTAGAGCTCCTTGGGTTTCTCGTTGATCAATTGATCCAGAGCTTTCACCACACCCTGGCGGTTTCGGTTCAGGTCAGCAATGGCAGCTTTTCTGTTTTCCAGAGCCTGCTTTTTCTTCTTGAATTGTTCCAGGTCACCCACTTCTTTTTTCAATGCAGCCAGTTTCTGCTCAGCCTGAGCCTTTTGATCCCTCAGGCGACTAAGCTGGCTGTACTGGTCATAGAGTATGTACCCGATGGCAGCCAAAAAGATAAAGAGGAGCACAGCTCCCATGGTGATCTGTCTTCGGACGTTTTCCTCTTTGGCCTTCTGCCTTACGGGTAGCAGGTTGATTCTGATCATTTGTCCCCCGCCCTCCTCATGGCCAACCCCACACCCACAGCTGCTATGGGCCCCACGGAGCTCAAATACGACTCTTCGAACTCCTTGGGAGAAAATGAGATCCTCTCGAAAGGATTGATGATAAAAGTCTCGATCCCCAGCTTCTCTTTGATGTGATCCAGCAGGCCAGGAGTCTTGGAAGCCCCCCCGCATAGGCCCAGCTTTTGAACATGTTCTTCGGGGAAATTGGCATAGAAGAAATCCAAAGAACGCTGGATCTCACCGGCAAAAAGCTCGCAGGCGTTCTTGAGAATGCGATCAAAGTTCTTATACTGCTGCCAGTTCTCCGGGCCACCAAGTTTTACTGCTTCGGCCTCTTCATATCTCAGATTGTATTGTTTTTGAATTTCCTCTGTGATCTGCTTTCCTCCCATGGAAACATCCCTGGTCAAAAGAGATATGGGGCCTTTGACGATGTTGAAATTCATGGTGCTGGCTCCGATATTGATCAGTCCCAGCACCTCGTTTTCCTCCAGTCCGAAGAGGTTCTCGTACATGGTTTCTACGGCAAAGGAGTCCACATCGATCACCTGGGGGTCCAGGCCTGTCTCTTTCATCAGGTTTTCGTAGTCGTTTATGATCTCTTTCTTGGCGGCCACCAAGAGCACATCCATCTGATCTGGATTGTCTCTATTCTGGCCCAGGACCTGGAAATCCACATTCACATCTTCGATGTCAAAGGGGATGTACTGGGCTGCCTCCCATTGTATGGAATCCAGAAGCTCTTCCTCTGACATGAAGCCCACGGTGATCTTTTTGATGATTACGGAAAAACCTGAAATGGAAAGGGCCACCCTTTTGTTCTTTACCCGGCTCTTGGCCACCAGGTCCCTTACCACCTCTATGATGGCCCCGGAATCCATGACCGCCCCGTCCACTATCACTTCAGGAGGAAGGGGAGCGGTCGCGAATTGTCTGAGCCTGTAGCGACCTTTGGAACCGGCCAAATCCACCAACTTGATGGTGTGGCTGCCTATGTCCAGCCCCACCAGCTCCTTCTTCCCGGACTTGAACGAGATCATGGGATCTTTCTCCCCATTCTTTGGGATCCCCACCAGGCTCCCCAATCATGATCTGGGGAACAAGGCCGATGAATCTCTCATTGCCCCTCCCCAAAAACCTCCACCCGATCGGAGAGCTTCAGCCCCAAAGCCAGTATGATCTTCCTCTTGGTATCCATCCGGCAGGGCTTGCCCTTCTCTATTCGGTCTATGGTCAGAGGCGAGACCCCGGCTCTGCGCGCCAGTTCTGCCTTGCTGAGCATCTGGGCCTCTCGAAGCTCTCTTATGGTGCTTCTTCTTTGCTCGGCCACTTGCATCCACCCCTCCTCACCAAGGCTTTGCAGGAGTATAAAACCTGGTCTTTTGATTTCTGTCAAGTAAAAGAATGCTAATTTATGCAAATTTATATTAAATTCTGCCTAATTAAGGTCTTCGGTTTTCAAGATATAGTGGATTTCTTTATCGACACCGCCTCATATTGTGTAGATAAGCTCAAAAATTTCTGGGAAGCCTGAGGTTTTTCAGGAACCAACCTCCCAAATCCCATGCACATTTTTTGGGGCTTCAAAGCCCGCCGGATTTCAAAGGAAATTCAATCTTTTTTCCTACATGAATGGGGCTTGTTCTAGGTCATCTAGAGCTCACGGGACTGATCCACTCATGGTGAACAATGCAGGTCAGGGAAATACATAAACTCTCTCATTCTCTCCTATCATACCCAGACGTTCCTTGGCCAGCCACTCCAACAAAGCGGGATCCTGCTGAATGAGTTTGATCTCTTGTCTCAACCTGTCATTACTCTGACGAAGCATAGTGTTTTCCTGCTGGATCACCTCCCTTTGTTTACGAAGTCGTTTGGCCATCTCAAAGCCGTTATCCCCTGCAAAGGAAAATCCAACAAAAACTGCCACAACACATGCCCACAGAACCCAAAACCTCCATCCCCTGGGCATCTCTACTGTCCAACAAATGAGGCCTCTTTTGCTCACCTATCTGACCCCATCCCCAAGCCCGCTCTCAAGATCCTTAAAGAATGCCAAACAGTTCCATGCCATGCTCGGCCAGACGCCCCTTTCTCTGGAAACACACCTCCTGTGTCCTTCCTTTCTAAGAAGCCTCAAAGACTCAAGGCCCAGCCCGGCGCACCCCTAGGCATTCCCCTTGTGTTTACTTGCAGCTGATTTCTCCTATCATGAACAGACCCAAACGTCAACCGATCCCTTTTCAACACGAAGATGCTTGGACTCTTAACGATCCCACCCTTCCACCCGATATCCAGCCTCCTCAACCGCCTTTTCCACCTGCTCCAGGGAAACTCCTTCTTCTAGCAGGAGACGTGCCTGAGCTCTTTCCAGATCCACTTCAACCCTGGATACCCCTCCGAGTTGTTCCAATGCTTTCTTGACCGAAGCCACACAATGTTGGCAGCTCATCCCCGATATCTTAATTATCTTTTCCATGGAGTCCATTTCCTCCTTCTTGAGTATTGTGCAGATGATTGTGGGTATCTCTGTGCCTTCGAGTCACCGCTGCGCAACCCGCCTGAAGGTCGCAATAGAAACCTTCCTCGCAGCTTTCGCACTCAAACTGAATGGTCGTGTGCTCTATGCCGTAATGTGATCGCAGCAATCGGTTGATCTCCTGGAGTATCTCCCCTGTGCGGCTCATGAGCACATCATCCACGAGCACATGGGCGCTCATGGCGTAGATGCCTGAGGATATGGTCCATAAATGAACATCATGGAGATCCTTGACCCCCTCTATGGCCCTCAATCCTCTTTGTATTTCCATAAGGTCCAGATCCCTGGGTACAGCCTCCAGGAGAATGTGAACGGACTCCCTCACCAACCGAACAGAACCCTTGAGGATCACAATGCATATCAAAACGCTGATCACGGGATCCACCACCTGCCACCCGGTAAACATGATCAGCACTCCGCCAACTATTACCCCCATGGAAGAGAGGGCATCCCCCAGGATGTGCAGATATGCCCCCCTTAGATTAAGGCTCTCGCGGCTTCTGCCCATCATGACCCAAGCTGCGGCCAAATTGGCCACAAGGCCTATGCTGGCCACCAAGAGCATGCCAGGGGTATCCACGGCTTCGGGCGTCCTGAACCTCTTGTATGCCTCCACAAGAATAAAACCGCATATCAAAAAAAGCGATCCACCGTTTACCAGTGCTGCCAGTATCTCCATCCTGTAGAAACCATAGGTCTTGGTGTTGGAGGCTGGCCTGGCCGCAAACTGCAAGGCAACCAAGCTAAGCCCCAGGGCCAATACATCCGTGAGCATATGTCCCGCATCGCTTAGCAAGGCCAAGGAGTTGGCTAGGAATCCCCCTACGGCCTCAAGGAGCATTATGCCCAAGGTGACCGACATGGCTATCAAGAGGGCACGCCGGTTGGCCCTGAAAGCATGATTGGTTTCAGGATGAGCGCCTGGGCTGTGTAAATGCAAGGCCATACTATCTCCTATTACCAAAACTTCTCTAGGCTCCTGTCGCCGCTTTTGGTAAAAACTGCCGGTCACAAATTCTTCTAAAATTCTTTCTAACCCATCATCCAGACTAGCCTTCTGATCTATCCCTTTCTTTACATCACGATAGATCCCCCCGTTTTGAATCCAAACTTCCTTCCAACATCTACCTCCCTAGATTCCCCTTGCCCCTGCCAACAATGCTTGCAAGACTTCGCCTGCAGCATAGGAGATGGATTGGTTTAAGTAAAGAGCTTGTAACCTCCCATCTTTGACGATTCCTAAATAGTGTGGGCAAACTGCGCCTTGCCTAAGACTAACTGATGTAAGGCTTAGGCACAATCCGGTTTCCCCTGTCCAGTCCTGAAGAATGTGCCTGGGTTCGGGGCGCATGGCTTCCTGGATTACGGATCCTGGGGAATAGTTTTGGCTAGCTGGATTTGGGAAAGATTTGGATACACACACATGAGATTCATGTATGAAAAGTTTCTTGATGCTCGGGATCCCAAAAAGCCACGGCCGTCCCTCTTGGGGGGGGCAATATCCTTTAGGCCCAAAGACCACAGAGTTGGACTTGAAAAAAAAAAGGCCCTGGCCTATAGTAAGCTACATTGGGCGGTTAGCTCAGTAGGTCAGAGCGCTGGTCTCACATACCAGAGGTCGGAGGTTCGACTCCTCCACCGCCTACCACAAGAAAGACAAAGCCGGGCCATGTGCCCGGCTTTTTGGTCTCCCCTAAGATCTGAAGACTCCTCTCGCCTCAAGGAACCGTCTCGCAAGGTACCAGCCTCGTTCCCCCAGTCCATTCCGATCCTGAGTCCAAGTTCTTGAACAAATAAGAGCCCTCTTTGCTGGTCCGGGCCAAACGAAAAGCTCCAAAATACCGCCCCGTAGTACCCCAGCCCCCTGTGATTGAGAAATCAAAGTAGTCAGGGTCCTGGTAGAAAGCCCCGCTTCCTGACATGGGCCCGCCTTCTGTGAGGGCGTTTATGGTGTAAATCTTGTAAGACCCACTGGAGAGCTTGATGCTTGGACCTGCCAGTTTGCAGTTGGCTATAAGAATAAGATTATCTCTATCATCCACCAGACAAATCTTCTTGGGCGGAAACTCGGCTGAGTAAGCCTCTGATGCCAAAAGAAGACCCACCAAGAAAACCATGACCCCAAACCAAGTTCTTCTTGTCTTTCTAAGCTGTTTCATCTTTTTCCCACCTCCCTTGGAAAATATGAAATGAGAACTGGATACGTCCCTTCATATGCCTCGCAACAGAAACCCCAATTCAAAGATCTCCTTCAAAGAGCCCAGGACATGGCTGCCTTATCACATTTTGTGCTTTCAGATTCAAACCCGTTTGGAATACCCAAGGTAAACTATGGTACGCCCGGACAAAAAAACGGACTCTCTCCAGTCCCATCAGCCCGCAAAACCCTCAGCATCCAACTAGCGCACATCTTGAGGGCAAGCAATGCAACCAAAGAAATCTACCCTTCTTTCCCCTGGAATTTCAAGGCCACTGAATTGATACAGTACCTCAGGCCCGTAGGAGGGGGCCCATCTTCAAACACATGACCCAGGTGCCCGTCGCAGCGGGCACAAAGCACCTCTGTCCTTTCCATAAAAAGGCTCTTGTCCTTTTCCATACGAATGCATGACCCTGAAATTGGGGCCCAAAAGCTGGGCCATCCGGTTCCAGAGTCGAACTTGGCCTCAGAACTAAATAGCTCGTTCCCACATCCTGCGCACACATAGATCCCTTGGCCTTTGAAATCGTGATACCTGCCGCTAAAAGCCCTCTCGGTGGATTTTTCCCTGAGCACCCTGAACTCCTCGGGACTCAGGATCTCTCTCCATTGCTCCTGAGTTCTCACGACCCGCCTGCACATCTTCTTTGCCTCTCCTTTGAAGGCACAATCCTCTAAATCTCACTGGCCTGTGGTACCATGCCTCTTCCAACCCCAGGCCCCCAAAGCTATTCAAAGGCTGTACGAATCACATGTATCCCAGGCTCTCGAGGGCCCTTTGTATCTTCCCATGCTCCTGCTGGCTAATTACATGGATATTGCCATTGAAGGCCCACCTGTGGCAGGCCTTCTTGAGTTCGTTTACAACCAGAGCATGGCTTTCTGCCAGATTCTTCTGCTCCTTTGGATCGCTGGGCAGGTGGTAAAGGGCTGTCATCTCAGGAGAATCGCCACCCCATTTGCCCGGATCCTGGTATTTCATTATCAGCTTCCACTCCTTGGTCCTGAGCCCCACAAAACCCTTGTACCAGTTCTCCATATAAAGCTCTCGTGGCTGCACCTGGCCTCCATGGAAACTCGTTGGACCTCCCAAAGCAATCCCCTGAATGGCATCGGGCACCGAGATATTGGCCAGACGGCAACACGTGGGGAATATGTCCACAAGCCCCACCTGTTCTTTCACCCTCAGACCTGTCAGTTTCATGGCATCAGGAAGTTTGAAAACCAGAGGCACTCTCACCACATCCTCACCCAGCCCACCGTCGTGAACGGGCCTGTCATCTTCATGAAGTTCTTCCCCATGATCTGCAAAAACTACCAACACCGTGCGCTCCAAAAGCCCCCTGTATCTAAGATACTCCCAAAGCTCACCCGCGCATGCTTTGTCAGCATAGGAGATTTTCCCGTCATAGCACTGCCACCTTTGGGAAAAGCGGCTTCGGTAGTACTGGGGAAGTTCCAATTCCGGGAGGTGGTGAGTGTCCATGTAGTGAATCCAAAGCAGAAAAGGTTCCCCTGCCTTTTCCATCCAGTCCAGGGCCCTCCACAGAGCCTTTTTCCAATCCTTGCGCCAAACCACCTGCTCTGCATGAAATCCTTCTGCCTCCCATTCCTGGTCAAAGAAATCAAAACCTCTTTGGAATCCCTGTGCTTTTCCAACCAGGGTGGTTCCGGGGAAAGCTGCCGTGGCCCATCCGTGAGAAGCAAACCACTCGGCCATGGTGATGACCTGGGGGGAGATGCTGTGGTGAGGGGCCCTCAAGCCATGCACCGGAGGGAAACACCCTGTGAATAGGCTGGCGTGGGCCACCCAGGTGTTGGGAGCGTGGGTCACGCCCTGTTCGAATAGCACCCCTGAGGCTGCCATACGATCCA
The sequence above is drawn from the bacterium genome and encodes:
- a CDS encoding sulfatase, translating into MLTNFILVTLDCVRADHLGCYGYGGVETPYLDRMAASGVLFEQGVTHAPNTWVAHASLFTGCFPPVHGLRAPHHSISPQVITMAEWFASHGWATAAFPGTTLVGKAQGFQRGFDFFDQEWEAEGFHAEQVVWRKDWKKALWRALDWMEKAGEPFLLWIHYMDTHHLPELELPQYYRSRFSQRWQCYDGKISYADKACAGELWEYLRYRGLLERTVLVVFADHGEELHEDDRPVHDGGLGEDVVRVPLVFKLPDAMKLTGLRVKEQVGLVDIFPTCCRLANISVPDAIQGIALGGPTSFHGGQVQPRELYMENWYKGFVGLRTKEWKLIMKYQDPGKWGGDSPEMTALYHLPSDPKEQKNLAESHALVVNELKKACHRWAFNGNIHVISQQEHGKIQRALESLGYM
- the msrB gene encoding peptide-methionine (R)-S-oxide reductase MsrB, whose protein sequence is MCRRVVRTQEQWREILSPEEFRVLREKSTERAFSGRYHDFKGQGIYVCAGCGNELFSSEAKFDSGTGWPSFWAPISGSCIRMEKDKSLFMERTEVLCARCDGHLGHVFEDGPPPTGLRYCINSVALKFQGKEG
- a CDS encoding septum formation initiator family protein; translated protein: MPRGWRFWVLWACVVAVFVGFSFAGDNGFEMAKRLRKQREVIQQENTMLRQSNDRLRQEIKLIQQDPALLEWLAKERLGMIGENERVYVFP
- a CDS encoding cation diffusion facilitator family transporter, which gives rise to MALHLHSPGAHPETNHAFRANRRALLIAMSVTLGIMLLEAVGGFLANSLALLSDAGHMLTDVLALGLSLVALQFAARPASNTKTYGFYRMEILAALVNGGSLFLICGFILVEAYKRFRTPEAVDTPGMLLVASIGLVANLAAAWVMMGRSRESLNLRGAYLHILGDALSSMGVIVGGVLIMFTGWQVVDPVISVLICIVILKGSVRLVRESVHILLEAVPRDLDLMEIQRGLRAIEGVKDLHDVHLWTISSGIYAMSAHVLVDDVLMSRTGEILQEINRLLRSHYGIEHTTIQFECESCEEGFYCDLQAGCAAVTRRHRDTHNHLHNTQEGGNGLHGKDN
- a CDS encoding helix-turn-helix transcriptional regulator; this encodes MQVAEQRRSTIRELREAQMLSKAELARRAGVSPLTIDRIEKGKPCRMDTKRKIILALGLKLSDRVEVFGEGQ
- a CDS encoding heavy-metal-associated domain-containing protein yields the protein MEKIIKISGMSCQHCVASVKKALEQLGGVSRVEVDLERAQARLLLEEGVSLEQVEKAVEEAGYRVEGWDR
- the pilM gene encoding type IV pilus assembly protein PilM — protein: MISFKSGKKELVGLDIGSHTIKLVDLAGSKGRYRLRQFATAPLPPEVIVDGAVMDSGAIIEVVRDLVAKSRVKNKRVALSISGFSVIIKKITVGFMSEEELLDSIQWEAAQYIPFDIEDVNVDFQVLGQNRDNPDQMDVLLVAAKKEIINDYENLMKETGLDPQVIDVDSFAVETMYENLFGLEENEVLGLINIGASTMNFNIVKGPISLLTRDVSMGGKQITEEIQKQYNLRYEEAEAVKLGGPENWQQYKNFDRILKNACELFAGEIQRSLDFFYANFPEEHVQKLGLCGGASKTPGLLDHIKEKLGIETFIINPFERISFSPKEFEESYLSSVGPIAAVGVGLAMRRAGDK
- the pilO gene encoding type 4a pilus biogenesis protein PilO, which codes for MPINKEVLIKLPVWKKALILAGVMIVLGLAWYMLFFLPNDEEISSLRSQLDKLQKQIQEQQKAKEAKLDLEKQIKALEAELRVLSSRLPEEKEIPDLLSSVNETGRLHGLEFVLFKQGKPVRKEYYSEIPVEIQVRGGFHQIMQFLSKVGELDRIVHVSKLKMGQYKGEPGGGTILATLQATTYKYESEPPPKKVEPGKKPSTPPPPAKAAPKGGKGAVD
- a CDS encoding pilus assembly protein PilP, with product MQWTDRREGVIARLTILAVIPVSLGLLLGGCGQEAEPPKPPGSVVQKKIQKPEETPKPPAPPKPAQEKKAGPQEATKAAESQKAEEVTSDSSSEQVKAEVQYKYEAGDRPDPFRPFHEEAKAAAPTGECEEVPEGPLTQQEVSQFVLVAVVGQGADRVAMVQDRTGKGYLIRPGIHMGRKCGKVTEIIPTEGVVVEEPFVDLLGNKQTRRVILGFKKPQGGGR
- a CDS encoding PilN domain-containing protein, whose product is MIRINLLPVRQKAKEENVRRQITMGAVLLFIFLAAIGYILYDQYSQLSRLRDQKAQAEQKLAALKKEVGDLEQFKKKKQALENRKAAIADLNRNRQGVVKALDQLINEKPKELYFVSLEQKSSGAPWDNFSLSITGVATDNEVVAKFMKGLQASKKTFPSVDLDFTKAKVVQKDVGAYQEFHMDVQVAQEKPPQASKPEPPGGKAQPQPPKAPGGKKS